The genomic region AGCGTCAAGCGCCGATCCCAGCGCGGCAATACGTCCCTGGTTGATCAAGACATCGCCTACGCCGTTGTATCGTCCGGGGTCGATGATGTGTCCGCCGGTGATGAATATCGTCACGTCAATCTCCTCAGTGTTCCTATCTCGTCTCTCGTCGATTCTCACGCTTCGCCTTCCGTGAGTCAGGCGTCATTCGGTCAGTTCGCCCCCGACAGGAGGTAGAGGATGCCCATCCGAACCGCCACGCCATTGGCCACTTGATCAAGAATGACCGATGAAAGACTGTCGGCGACTTCCGGCGCAATTTCCACGCCGCGATTGATGGGACCGGGGTGCATGACGATTGCTCCCGGATCGGCCAACTTGACCCGTTCACCCGTCAAACCAAAGAGCCGTGCATATTCGCGAATCGTGGGGAACAGCGCCCGCCCCTGCCGTTCCAGCTGCAGTCTCAACATCATGATCACCTGCACACCGGCGAGTCCTTCGTCCAAATTACGGTACACCCGCGCCCCCAGCCGCTCCACTCCCCAGGGCATCATGGTCGGCGGACCGATGAGCCGCACCTCCGCCCCCAACTTCGACAGCGCGTAGATGTTGGAGCGAGCCACGCGGCTGTGGGCGACGTCGCCGACGATCGCGACCTTGAGGCCCTCGAACGACAATCCGCGCTGGCGGATGGTGTAGAGGTCGAGCAGCGCTTGAGTCGGATGTTCGTGCCATCCGTCGCCTGCGTTGATCACGGATGACTTCACCCCTCGCGCCAGCGCTTCGGCCGCGCCGGCCGACGGGTGGCGTAAGACGATGATGTCCGCCTGCATCGCCTCGATGTTACGGGCGGTATCGAGCAACGTTTCACCCTTGACCACGCTGCTCGACGAAGGAGAAAAATTGATCACGTCGGCGCTGAGGCGTTTCGCGGCCAATTCGAACGACGTCCTCGTTCTCGTGCTGGGTTCAAAAAACAGATTGACGACGGTTCGGCCCCGCAACGCAGGGACCTTTTTGATCTCCCGCCCGGTCACTTCCTTGAAGGAATCCGCGGTATCGAGGATGAGGGTGATTTCCTCGACTGACAAGGGCGCCAGACTGAGCAAGTCCTTGCGTTTAAGGCTCATACGTCCCTCCTGCACGGGAATGCGTCACGGCCCCATGTCCTCTCTTGACCAGAATCGCCCACGGCACGGATCTCACGATCGCGAGATGACCACTCGATCCTCTTCACCAGCCTCCTCCAACAGCACTTGAATCTGTTCTTCCCGTGAGGTCGGAATGTTCTTGCCGACGTAGGTCGCCTTGATCGGCAATTGACGATGGCCCCGATCGATCAGGACGGCGAGTTGGATTTCGGCCGGGCGGCCCAAGTCCATCAGTCCATCCATGGCAGCCCGAATCGTCCTTCCCGTGAACAGCACGTCGTCAATCAGCACGATGATCTTGTCCGAGATATCGAACGGAACCGAGGTCTTGCGTAAAACCGGCTGCTCCTTCCTCAAAGCTAAATCATCCCGGTAGAGGGTGATGTCCAACTCTCCCATGGGCACCGTCACTCCCTCAATGTCATGAATGCGCCGTACCAGCCGATGGCCGAGATGGACCCCGCCGGTCCTGATCCCGACCAAAGCCAACTGAGCCACGCCCTTGTTCCGTTCCAGGATCTCGTGGGCGATCCGCGTGACGGCCCGGCTGATATCGCCGGCATCCATCACCGGCTTTTCTTGCGTAGGATCATTCTTCACGTGAGACATCGTCCGCGTCCGGGCATAAAAAAACCTCCCCGCCAGAACGTGGCGAGAAGGCCTCGAAGTTTCGACCGGCACGAGCCGGGGCTTGGTTCATGTCCTGCTCCTTGCTCACCTCGCAGGATGAGCATTAAAGGTTTCGGCATCTTACCGAGCTTCGCGGAAGACTGTCAAGACAAGACCGGGGTTAAGGGACGCGCGTGAGGCTCATTCGCACACAAGTCCTTTCAACGTATTGACAAGGCCGCGGCTTCATACCTTGATGACCTGATACAAGGTTAAACCCGCTTTCAGCGTCGCTTTGGGTAACACGTTCCGATGCATACGAAACGTCGGTAAAGTGTCCACCGGTTCTTGCCAGGCAAGTCTGAATCCCCACGAGCGCCAGAATGCTCCGAGGCCTGCAGGGCCCGTCACAAATGCGCCTCCTCCGCTGCGTAATGCACCGCCGAGTTCGCCGACGGCCGATGCGAGAAGGACCGGATCCGCACCGACGGCATACGGAATCCAGAAATAGGCCAGATCATGAAGATCTGGGGATGGACGATCCGTCCCGCCTTTCCCATCCAGCCGCAATTTGATCCCGGCGAGCCAATCCCACCGCTTGAGACCGGCGCAGATCGTCCACAATTGCTGTGCCTGTTTCTGCGCCAGCGCCGGAACGCTGACCCACGCCGTGTAATTCCGCGGACGATCGAACGGCACACACGTGGCGATGACTGCATCGCCGTTGGCGATGAGGACGCGCCGGGCTTCGGTGAGCATCTTCCCGATTTCGCGATCTTGCTGGGCGGAATCCTGGATATAATCCGCGACAAACGGCTGCGCCGCAGTCTCTCCGATCTCTGCACCGTCCTCAGGGTAGAACAGCACGGCGCCATAGGCGTCAGGGGGATCGATCGGCGGCAGCGCCGGAACGAACAGCGATCGCCAATCGACCGGACTCACCGTCGTCTCGGCTACAGGTTGATCCCGATGACCTTCCGGTAACGCAACGCGCAACCGCGACTCACGATGCCTGTCCCGCAAGATCACACTTCCTTCGGCGACAAAGGCCACGCGATCGCACGGATTCACCTTATTGATCACGGGGGTCACATAAGGCAAGCCCGCTGAATCGTCGGCCAGCGTGGCCTTTTGAAGCGAATCCCCTTTGTAGGTCAGACAACAACCGTGCGCCGCATCAAAGTACCGCAGCGGCGGCGACGGGGCCGGGAGCCAACGCACTTCATGAGCGCGCACCTGGTCCATGAACACGGTGTGGACATCGCGATGTCCCTCCACGTGTGGAGTGAAATAGGAACAGAACAGCCGAAAGGCCGCTTCCGATGGATAGGTGGGTAAGCCTCGATACCGAAGCGGAGTGGGAGCCGAACGAGTCTGACACTGATCATCATACAGCCCGCGGATCAACTCGAACGCGGCCGATCCGGTGCCGGGCAGCAGCGACTTAAAGAGTTCGACCACCGGCAGAAAGTCGATGTTCGCCCAATTCATGGCACCCATGCAGGACATGAATCGACTGTCGGAGAAATCTCCGTTCTTGAGGAGGTACAATGCGTCCTTCCGATGGCGGATCCTGGCGATTCCGACTTTGTCTATGGACACATCCTCGTCTCGATAGAACCAGCGGACTTCCTCTATCGGCACCTGCATGGCCTGTGCGGCCATGCCCCGCAGATCATCGGAGGTGAGACGCTGCCACCCCGGTCTCGTCGCAAGGTTCAGCATCGTCTCATTCACCAGTCCGGCCGGCTTGATGCCGACCCATGCGCCCCAATCCAGCCGGATCCTGGCTCGCAAGAGGATAGGCTTTCCTTGGATATCCTCGCCCCATTCGCATTCGTGGAGGGGATGCCCGGCGGGGTCCGTCGCAAGAATGCGCCGGCCGTCAGAACGATAAAACACGAGGTGACCGGTGAGTTGGCGGACTACCCGCCCGCCTGCCTGTTCAACACCTTCAAGGAACGCCAGATTACCGGGGAACCGAATATGACCGGGAGTCTTAACCGCAACAAGGGCAGGATCAGCCATCTCACTAACTTATGAAAGGAATCACTGTGGCCGCCGTATTCAGCATTCGGTCATTCGCGGATTTGGCCGCTGCCCAGGACGACAAACTTCGAACAGGTGAGTTCCTGCAGTCCCATAGGCCCGCGCGCGTGGATCCGCGAGGTACTGATTCCGATCTCCGCCCCAAGACCGAACTGATATCCGTCGTTCAATCTCGTTGATGCATTGACCAATACGGCGCTCGCGTCGACTTCCCGAAGAAATCGCATGGCCTTTTGATAATTGCCGGTCACAATGGCCTCGGTATGGTGAGATCCGTAGCGGGCGATGTGCTCCAACGCTTCGTCGATATTCTTCACGACTTTGACGGCCAGGGTCAGATCCAGAAATTCCTTTCCGTAGTCGTCATCGGCCGCCGGCTTGGCCAACGAGGAGAGTTGACAGGTCTTCGGACATCCTCGTACTTCCACCTTCGCCGCGGACAGCTTCTCGACAAATCCGGCCAACCATGTACGGGCGATTCCGTGATGGACCAGCAGCGTCTCCATCGCATTGCAGGTGGACGGCCGTTGCACTTTGGCGTTGAGCGCGATCCGGTCTGCCATCGCGGCATCCGCATCGTCATCCACGTAGATGTGACACACTCCTGCGTCATGTTTGAGCACCGGAATGGTGGAATGCTCCGCCACCGTTCGCATGAGAGACTCGCCCCCGCGCGGAATGATGAGATCGACATACCGGTCCTGCTTTAGGAAGATAGGAACCGCCTCACGATCCGCTCGCGTGATGAAACCGATCGCGCCAGAGGGGATACCGGATTTTTCAGCCGCTTCAGACAGCGCGGCCGCGATCGCTCTGTTGGAGTGAATCGCTTCACTGCCTCCGCGAAGAACGCAGGCATTGCCCGATTTCAAACACAGCGCTGCGGAATCTGCGGTGACGTTCGGACGGGATTCGTAAATGATGCCGATGACGCCGATGGGAACCCGCACTCGTCCGACCTGCATCCCGTTGGGTCGAATCCACATCTTGGGGGTTTCACCCAGCGGGTCGGCCAACTTCGCCACCTCCCTGATACCGTCGGCCATTTCGGAAATCCGTGAAGGCGACAACCGAAGCCGATCCGCCATGGCCTTTCGCTCGGGTGCTGCGCCGAACGCGTCGAGGTCCTGCTCATTCGCGGCCAATATCGGTTCTGACCGCTCTTCCAACGCGTCGGCCATGGCCGACAATGCCCGATTCTTTACAGACGTCGACAGCGTGGCGAGTTGCCCTGAAGCTTGCCGTGCCCGTTTGACCAGAGTCTCTATGTATTCTTCAGCGGATTGTTCCGGAACCTCGGAATACTCGACGGGTTCCTTCGGTTCGGCGGGCAGCGTACTGTCTCGGGTCTTGTCAGCCATTACCATCCTGCTTTCTTCAACATATTACCTTTGTACGCCGAACAGAATACCGTGGGGCTTTCCAAGGGGTCAAGGCGCTTGATCAACGTTCCCCAGTGGGGTTCCCGCCACCTCGCAACATCCACGGCTCCTCTTCTAGAAGGAAGAGGCGGGCGGCACCATGATGTTGCCAGATGGACCCGATGAATCCGAAGGCTGCGAGTTCGCTTGATTGGATTGATTCGATCCGGTCGGAAACTGGTTCATCGCGTTTGGAGGAGGCACGTTGACGGGCACAGTAGATGGAAACGCACCGGCCATGGAGGGATTGGGGAACTGAAAAATCCAGTCACGATAGCTCTTCTTGCCGTCGAAGTGGCGAACGGGCAATGGGAACTCATGCTTCCGAATCGGCTCCGCAACGCTTCTGCTCCGAACCCCCATAATGCCGCCGTAAGGGCCCTTGAGATATTCCCACTCTCCATGGGTCATGGGATCTCGATAGGCCTTGCGGAGAAACGGCTTGGGTAATCGCGTTAACTCGACCAAGGACTGGGGATACACTTCCCCCTGGGTGACGCGGCCGGCCTTCATCGTAGCGGAATACAGCGCCAGAGCATTTTGGATTTCAATGCCCTTGGTCAGCAAATCCGCTTCCTGTTCACGTTGAATCATGCCTTTCCATTGCTTGGCCGCAGTGGTGGTCGCAATGCCGATCAGGACGATCGCAAACATGAGAAACAGATAGGTGATGCCGCGCTCATCGCCGAACAACCTTCCCACGCGATGGCTCCTAGGGCTCAGAGGCGGATTCTTCGGACAGCGGAACCGCATATTCGAGATGAGAATTTCGATCCTGCAACATGACGCTATCCGGCGTGATCAATTTCACGATCACGTGATTTTCAAGGATCTCTCCTTTGCCGGCGACATACACATCGTCATTCTTCGTCAACACGGCCAGGTCACGGGCCTTCTCACGATCTCCTCCTTCCTTCCGCACAAAGCCCAAATAATGAAATTGTGCCAACTCCGTCAGAATCACTTGTTGCTGTTGGGCGGTGTCCGGGACGGCGTCAGATGAAGGCCCTGCCGCCTCAGCCATGCCCGGCAAGGAGAAAATATTCCGGGGCATGACAAACGAGAGATTTCGCTGATCCCGCGAGGATGTCAACAGATCAAGTTGGACATGCAAGCCGCTGCCGTGATCGTTCCGTCCTTGCTGAGCAGAATGTCGGCCCGAGACGTTGGTGAGGGGCATACGAGGCGGCTCTTCCGTCGTTGACCATAACCACATGCCGATTCCTCCCCATACCGCCAGAAGAACCGCCAATAGACCCGCTTTCTTATGCCCGCCACTCATCGACATGCCAGGTTTCTTACTGTGATGATCCGATCAATGCTTCACTTACCTTAAGATACGTGGCGATCTTAATGTTAAACGTCAACATTTGATCCTGGTGTTCTGGTGCCTGCATCAAATCGACGTCCTCGATATAAACCAATTCCTCGGCGGTCTCGAGATCGTACAGAAACCGCCGAAGATCCTCATACTTGCCGGTCATTGTCCCTTGCAGAATGCCGCGGGTGATGTGGGAGACAGGCGTGGGCTCTGTCTTGTAGGAAAGAGCCGGAAGAGCCACGTGATTTCGCTTGGCCTCATCCGTGATGCCCAGCGCCAGCGGAGCGAAATCCCGTTCATCGGGAAGAGCCGTCCATACCTCCGCCAAGTCCTTTCTCGCCTGCCGTGCCTCCAGGTGGAACTGATGCGCTTTGCGGCCCTGCAACCATTCCCGTTCGAATCGAGCTAATTGCATGTCGGCCGATTCGACTCCAAAAGACATGCTCAGCCAGAGGAGTCCAAACAGTAATATGGTAAGCCCCACCCACGGCGCCAACGGCCCATACGGACTCTTGAGAACCTCGATCAGTCGATTCATGCGCCGGAGGCCTTCTCGCGGTTGTACTTTAATGAAAGATCGAACTCGACCAGCCCGTCCCCACCCACATGGTGCTGCCCAAGGACGGGATCCCGAAAGACAGGGTGGTCCTGGAGTTTCATCGTCAAGGCCGTAATGTCTTCAACCGTGATGGCCGCGCCTGTCAGATGGACCACCCTTCCCACAGAATCGAGCCGAACGCTCTTGATCGAGACGCGTTGAGGAATCGCCTCCTCGAGGCCGGATAGAAATTGGGTCCATGAAAAGTTTCGCTTGGCGAGCAATTCGTTGGCCAAACTCACCTCGGCCGGCAAAATGTTCAGACTGTGAGCCGACAGATCGATCCCTTCCTTCCGAGCGCCAGCCACAAGTTGGCGGTCCTGATCCCGGATTTGATCAAGACGCGTCTGCATCTCGCGCAGTTCTGCAAGTCGATTCATCGTGAGCGCGAGAGTCCATGCGATCCACAGACAGGCCAGAATACAGAGTGTGGCAAGTCCTGCCCGCACCGGTTTGACGTACCATCGGTAGCGGCTGGCAAGGTCGAGATGAAAATATTGCGTGCTGCTCGACCCAGGCAGAAATATCCTGCCTAATGCCACGACAGATGAATGCTTCAGCATACTCATCGTTTAGATCATCCCGGCCACTACTGGAAGGGCTTCCAGGGATGCCGTGCCGCCGCCGGTCTTCCATCCTAGCGAGTCGATATGATTCCAGGTCACACTTTCCACGGTCACGCCGAGTTCCCGGTTCAGTGCCGCCCCCCAATGCTGGCAGGAATCGGTTGCCATGAGGATGATTTCCTTTGCTTGCACCTGGGGGTGCTGCTCCTGACAAGCGAGAAACGACGCCGAGATTTCCCTCAATACTCTGTCCTCGACGTTGCCACCCGCCTGGGCCGAATGCACCGGATCTTCGGGAAGAAGCTTTGTCCGGACGAACACCGGCCGCCGGTCATGAAAGATGAAACACGTCAGCGCGCCATCGAGCACCGTAACCCATGCCAGATCATGGTGCAGCCTACGACGACCGCCCGCGGCTCGCAGCCAGAGGTTAAAGGAGCTGAAACTCGTCACACCCACTTCCCGCGGGACCAGGCCGGCCGCCTCGCATACCGCTTCGTATTGATGGAGGATGCTGTCTTGAATGACGACAACCAGGACGACGTGAGAATTGTCATCCGCCCCGGATGCTGGAAATACCTGCCAGACCAACTTGGTGCCGACAAGCGGAAGGCGCTGCTCCTGTCCGAGTCTCCACCGGATGAGGGCTTCGAGTTCCTCGCTCCTCGACGGCAAGTGATCCAGAGAGAGAACAATCGTTCGCACAGCCAAATCCGGCAACACCAGAGTGATTGCTTTGGGCAGCTCCGACATTCCGATTTTCTCCGTCAACCGGCTCCGGCTGCCGGAGCTCACCAGGGAACGAAGCCGTTCCTCCAGCACGGCATGATTGATCACATTGGGATCAATCGGCGACAGCTTGATCGAATCTGCCGGCAGGGGCGACGAATGGCATCGATAGCGATGCCTACCACGCCACGTGCGAATGTGCTCCCCCCACACCAATCCACGGCTCCCGACCTTCAGACAAAACCTCGGTTTACCGCCGAATCCGAGCACCTAGCTTTCCTCGTTGAACGTGACGCGATTGATCTCGCGTAAGGTGGAGGAGCCGTCTATTACCTTTCGCACGGCGGATTGCCGCAAGGTGATCATGCCCGACGTCACCGCTCGATAACGAATTTCGGACAGCGGCCGCTCAGCCAAAATCATTTCCTTGATCTCATCGGTCAAGTCCAAGAATTCGGTGATGCATTTTCTCCCACGGTAACCGGTCCCCAGGCATTCTTGACATCCCTTTCCCTGATAGAAGGGAAGGTCTTTGTATTCTTCATAGTCCAGTCCTGATTCCTGAGCGAGGGCTTGATCGAGCTTGACCGCCATCCGACAGGCCGAACACACGATTCGAATGAGCCGCTGCGCCAACACGCAGTTGAGCGCGGCCAAGAAGTTGTACGAATCGATCCCCATGGACGCAAAACGTCCGATCACGTCGAAGACGTTATTGGCATGGACGGTGGTCAGGACAAGATGCCCGGTTAACGCCGATTGGATGGCAATTTGAGCGGTTTCAGCATCGCGAATTTCGCCGACCATGATCTTGTCAGGATCATGACGCAGGATCGAGCGTAATCCCCTGGCAAAAGTGAGGCCTTTTTTCTCATTGACCGGGATTTGCACAACCCCCGGCAGCTGGTACTCGACGGGATCTTCGATCGTGATGAGCTTGTCCTCTTTCACGTTCATTTCAGTGATGGCCGCATACAAGGTGGTCGTCTTTCCGCTACCGGTCGGACCGGTCACCAGCACCATGCCGTACGGCCTCGTAATAGCGCGCCGGAATCGTTTGAGGTCTTCTTCGTTGAACCCCAATCGGTCCAGCCGCAGCGCAGACACGCCGGTCGTAATCGCCTCCCGATCCAGAATCCGGATAACCACCGATTCTCCGAAGACGCTGGGAAGGATCGAGACCCGAAAATCCACCGTCTTGCGCTCCAGCCTCATCCGAAAGCTGCCGTCCTGCGGCACGCGGCGCTCCGCGATATCGAGATCCGACATGACTTTGAGCCGCGAAACCAACGGCGCGTGCAATCGAATGTCGAGAGGTTCCATGGCCGGCACGAGAATCCCGTCGACACGAAATTTGACCTTCGTCGCGCGATCCGCGGCTTCGATATGGATGTCGCTCGCGCGCCGTTGCATCGCACTCAACATGATGGAGTCGAGAAGTTTGACGGCCGGGCTTTGGTCTTCCCCGCCCTGGTCGATCGTGAGGATTTCATCTCCCCGTTCGTCCTCCTTTACGAGAACGGACCGGTACTCCGCCTCCAGCTCGCGGAGCGCTTGGCTTGAACCTTCGCTGCGGTCCAACGCCAGGAGAATGGCATTGCGCGGGCTGACCACGAGATCCAATTCGCGGCCGAGCAGCAATTCCAGTTCATCGAGTGCAAGCAGGTTGTAGGGATCAGGGATGGCGACGACGAGCCGGCTCCCCTGTTCGGCGATGGGAACGAACGGATGGCGCTGCATCAGCTTGACCGACAGGGAACCATAGAACGACTGGTCCACACGGAAGTCCGTCAAGGGATCGAACGGAAGCCCGAACTGGAGCGCCAGCGCCCGTGCAAGCTGCTCCTCGGACAAGAGCCCCTCGCTCACCAGAGTTTGTCCGAGACCGGCCGACACCCCATGCAGCCGGTCGAGCGTCTGCTCGACTGTCTGCCTGGGCAGCAGCCCTTCGTTCACAAGCACGTCTGCCAACGTCGGTCTCCCGCCGCTCTTGGTCACCAATCCCTGTACACGACTCATTCGAATCCCCTCACGGTGAAGGAGGCTCCCCTTACACCGTTCCCGCCATCTGGAAGACCGGCAGATACATGACGATCACAATTCCGCCGACCAGCACTCCCATGACCAGTAGGAGGACCGGTTCGATCCAGGTGGTCAACTGGGTCAACCGAAGATCGAGATCTCCCTCATAGAATTCCGCGACATCATGAAGCATCGCCTCAAGCGCGCCAGTTTCTTCTCCGACCGAAAGCATCTCGATCGCCAGTTTCGGAAAGACACCGGGTCGGCCCAACGCGGCAGCCAAGGTGGTGCCTTCGCGAATGTCATCGACAGCTTCACCGATTCCCCCGGCAATGTATCGGTTGGAGACCGCCCCTTTGGTAATCTGTAACGCATCGACCAGGGGAGTCCCCCCGGCGAGGATCGTTCCCAACGTCCGCGCCAATTGGATCGTATGATGTTTCACGAAAATCTGCCCTAGAAGAGGCGCCCGCAGCAGCATTCGATCCGCCGCTAGGTGACCAGGCGGCGTCGCATAATAGGCCCGTCCGGCCAATAGCACGGCCGCGAGCGATACCGCCGTCGGGATCAGATACGCGTGTGCCGCCGTGACGAGATCGATCAATGCCTGCGTCGCGACCGGCAAGGTCTTGGCCGATTCACTATAGACGGAGATGAATGTGGGCATGACATACGCCAATAAGAATCCGACGACCCCGACGCCGACGAGAATCAGAAACCCAGGATAGGCAAGAGCTTTTGCCACCTTCTGGCGAAGTCCGAGCATCAACTTCAAATAGGTGATGAAACGCTGCAATACGTCCCCCACGTTTCCCGATTGCTCGCCAGCCTTGAAGGTGGCGATATAGAGCTCGGAGAAATATGCGGGATGTTTGGCAAGCGCCTCGGAAACGGAAGCGCCGCCGCGAATATCCTGCCTCACCATCCGGAGTACCTGTTGAAACCCCGAATGGCGCGCCCGTTCGATCAAGAGATCCCACACGCGGAGCACAGGCAATCCGGCCTTCACTAATGCCAGCAACTCCTGATTGAAGATGAGGAACTCTCCGAGAGGCAGTCCACGGAACGGCGAAAGACTGAGAGTGGAACCGCCGACCGCTCCGCCACGGCGTTGAAGTTTGAAAACGAGATACCCCTGTCCTTCAAGTTTGGCGCGGACGAGTTGCTCCTCCTCGCCTTCGACTTGACCGTCCAAGGTCGATCCATCCGGGCGAGCGATTCTGTACGAAAAGACCGGCATGGCTCGATTCACAGACCAGGTTGAGGTCTATCCGTCTTAGGGAATCGACTCCGGAACTCCTGGGACAGATGCTCGTCCCCTCCGACCTTCCGGAAGCCGGAGCGCCTGACCGATTTCGATGGCGTTGCCCGAAAGCTGATTGATCTCGCGCAGCTGGTGCAATGAGACATGATGCCTCTTGGCCAGACTCCACAATGTGTCTCCGTATTTCACGAAGACGGTGCGAGGTGCAGGCTCGCCATAAGAAAAATCCCTATCGCTTGCCATGTCGTCATAGTCCACCGACGTACCCATCAATGCCGCAGGCGTGGCGACCATGGCTGTCTTTTGCGCCTTACGACCGGATCCTTCTCGAAAGGCCGGCAGGACATCCTGAATCCCGTCTTTGGACATGCCGGACTTGGACAGATGTTTTTGCAGCCGCTTTAACTGGCTGTGCAATTGAAGGCTGCTGCGAGAGAGTCGCTCCCGTTCTGCCCGGGCTGTCATCAGTTCTTCGCGCTGGAGTTCGATCACTTGTTTGGCTTCGGCGACGCGACGTTCCGCCTCCCGGACCCGGCCTTCGAGCTGAGCACGAGCCACCTGCGCATCCGCCAGTTCCTGCCGCCGCACGTCCAACTCGGCCCTTAACTCCGTGATCGTGCGTTGCGTATCTCTGACCTGGGTCTTGAGCGTGTCGATGCTCAACTGGAGGTCGACTACCTCTGGTTCTGCCATCGGTTCCAGTTCTCCGCAGGCAGCGTTCGACAAAGCCACAAGAAACAGAACGACACCCGCGCCGAGCCGAACCAGGCGCTCGCATGCACAGATCTTACGGCCGATGAGCTTCATCCCCGTTACCATCGATTGTACGGAACTCCGTTCGTCCCGACGAAGTCGGACCCTGAAAAGACGTCGATGACGCCTTCTTCGACACCCCCGGTGATCTCCTGCCACGTGGTTTCGGAATTGGTGAACGGATCCTTGGGAACGGTCCGCAGGTAACCGGTACCGACCAATATCTGCAGGGAAGCTGGAAATTTTCCCTGATCCGCACGATGTTGATCGAGGACGTCACGCAATGTGAAAAGATCCTGTCGCAGCGCGGCTTCTCGGGCCTTGATTAAAGAGGCTTGGTATGTTGGTATCGCCATCGTCGCCAATATCCCGACGATTGAAACGACGATCAACAACTCGATCAACGTAAAACCGTTCGGCATCCGCACCGTACGGTTACCAATCGCGATATTTGGTTCCATCAAGCGCGACGTCATCGCTTTTCGTCATTACATCGTAGATGTCTTCACCGCACCAACTCGACGCGTCAGGCGCATCCTTGTAGCAACGGAATCGCCAGTCCGCCTTTCCGGTCAACGGATCGATGGGAAGACTCCTCAAGTAACGCCGGATCGTCGAGCCTCGGACCGTCGCTTCCTCACCGGTGAGAGTCACTCCGAGCAACACGTTCAGGGATTTTGGATAGCCATAGAGGCTGCTGACCTCCTTACAGGTCAGCTTGTTCTTAAGACACACGGGGCCGACCAGCACATCGCCATCCCGATTCCATTCCAGCTTGAACGTATCGATGGCCGCCCGGACGATCCGCAGGTGCTGTCGCAACTCTACTTCGTGCGCTCGTTTGGTCGACAGGCGGCTCAACGGAAGCGCCACGGACGCGAGGATCATCACGATCGTCAGCGTCACCATCAATTCCAGAAGCGTGACGCCGGACTGTTTCACCGCACCCTCACGATCCCCCTTCCGTCGAAGGACGGTGGAGAGGATCCTCCCGGCGTATCCTTGAGCGATACGCTCACGGGGGATACGCCCGGGGCCTTCGCCACAAACGTCGCGGTCACGGTTCGTCCGCCGCCGGACGCCCGCGGCGCGTTCGAGGCAATCGTAAATTCGACCGGGGCGTCCTCCTCCAAACCGGTTCCCGATTCAGACGGGGTCCGGTCGGCCGGCACCACATCGCCGTAGGCCAGCGACTTGAGCTGCAAGACTTTCGAATCGAACCGGAGTTGGAACAGTCCGTCGGCGGAAGTGCGTAGCCGCTCATCGTTGAATGACAGCTTGAATTCCTTGCCCACCGATACGACGGAACTCTCGGGTTTGATCGAGACGATTTGCCCGACCGTGGCCATGCGGGCCAGGGAAGCAACCGCGGTCTTGCCTTGCCCATTTGTTTTCGCAATACCGCCGGCCGGCACGCCCATCACCCCTGAATTCAAGAGCTTGGCACCGGAAATGGTCTTCCCCTGCGGCGTGAACAACGGGTTCGTCGCATAGGTGGAGTCGGTTCCCGACC from Nitrospira japonica harbors:
- a CDS encoding type II secretion system protein, which encodes MKQSGVTLLELMVTLTIVMILASVALPLSRLSTKRAHEVELRQHLRIVRAAIDTFKLEWNRDGDVLVGPVCLKNKLTCKEVSSLYGYPKSLNVLLGVTLTGEEATVRGSTIRRYLRSLPIDPLTGKADWRFRCYKDAPDASSWCGEDIYDVMTKSDDVALDGTKYRDW